From Oncorhynchus keta strain PuntledgeMale-10-30-2019 unplaced genomic scaffold, Oket_V2 Un_contig_244_pilon_pilon, whole genome shotgun sequence, a single genomic window includes:
- the LOC127922058 gene encoding uncharacterized protein LOC127922058 — protein MVPAQRVWSPVRSLGPGYPAPALRAVSPGRWEGAVRPLPALRSYRATVGVEPRGEVRVVSTRSPVLTHSPVQPVPALWRVRARVVVQPGEVVPRLRTRAPVLPHSPVFQAPPNTKPPEGLPSLVVPVAAPRTRLSLSLLPAGAPACPAPLPERPACPAPLPEPPACPAPLPEPPACPAPLP, from the exons atggtgcctgctcagcgggtctggtcgccggtacgcagtcttggtccaggttatcctgcgccggctctgcgtgctgtgtctccggggcgctgggagggtgcagtgcgtcctctgcctgcgctccgctcgtaccgggcaactgtgggagtggagcctaggggagaggtgcgtgtagtaagcactagatctcccgtgcttacccacagcccggttcaacctgtgcctgcactctggagggtccgggctagagtagttgtccagcctggggaagtggtgccaaggttgcgcaccagagctccagtgctccctcacagcccggtctttcaggctcctcctaacaccaagcctcctgaaggtctccccagcctggtggttcctgtggcagccccacgcaccaggctgtctctcagtctcctccctgcag gtgctcccgcctgtccggcgccgctgccggagcgtcccgcctgtccggcgccactgccggagcctcccgcctgtccggcgccgctgccggagcctcccgcctgtccggcgccgctgccgtag